The Cellulomonas wangleii genome includes a region encoding these proteins:
- the ettA gene encoding energy-dependent translational throttle protein EttA encodes MAEFIYTMYKARKAHGDKVILDDVSLNFLPGAKIGVVGPNGAGKSTILKIMAGLDQPSNGEARLSPGYTVGILQQEPPLNEEKTVLGNVEEGVAEIKGKLDRYNEISALMADPDADFDALLAEMGQLQEAIDAADAWDLDAQLEQAMDALRCPPPDADVSVLSGGERRRVALCKLLLEKPDLLLLDEPTNHLDAESVLWLEQHLQQYPGAILAVTHDRYFLDHVAEWICEVDRGRLYPYEGNYSTYLEKKQERLQVQGKKDAKLAKRLKDELEWVRSNAKGRQTKSKSRLARYEEMAAEADRTRKLDFEEIQIPPGPRLGSVVLEATNLQKGFDGRQLIDGLSFTLPRNGIVGVIGPNGVGKTTLFKTIVGLEPLDGGDLKVGETVSISYVDQSRGGIDPKKTLWEVVSDGLDYLKVGNVEMPSRAYVAAFGFKGPDQQKPAGVLSGGERNRLNLALTLKQGGNLLLLDEPTNDLDVETLGSLENALLEFPGCAVVVSHDRWFLDRVATHILAYEGTEENPASWYWFEGNFASYEENKVQRLGADAARPHRVTYRKLRRD; translated from the coding sequence GTGGCTGAGTTCATCTACACCATGTACAAGGCGCGCAAGGCGCACGGCGACAAGGTCATCCTCGACGACGTCTCCCTCAACTTCCTGCCCGGCGCGAAGATCGGCGTCGTCGGACCCAACGGGGCGGGTAAGTCGACGATCCTCAAGATCATGGCGGGCCTCGACCAGCCGTCGAACGGTGAGGCGCGGCTCTCCCCGGGCTACACGGTGGGCATCCTGCAGCAGGAGCCGCCGCTGAACGAGGAGAAGACGGTCCTCGGCAACGTCGAGGAGGGCGTCGCCGAGATCAAGGGCAAGCTCGACCGCTACAACGAGATCTCCGCCCTGATGGCGGACCCGGACGCCGACTTCGACGCGCTGCTGGCGGAGATGGGTCAGCTGCAGGAGGCCATCGACGCGGCCGACGCCTGGGACCTGGACGCCCAGCTCGAGCAGGCGATGGACGCGCTGCGCTGCCCGCCGCCGGACGCCGACGTGTCGGTGCTGTCCGGTGGTGAGCGTCGCCGGGTCGCGCTGTGCAAGCTGCTGCTCGAGAAGCCCGACCTGCTGCTGCTCGACGAGCCCACCAACCACCTGGACGCCGAGTCCGTGCTGTGGCTCGAGCAGCACCTGCAGCAGTACCCCGGCGCGATCCTCGCCGTCACCCACGACCGGTACTTCCTCGACCACGTCGCGGAGTGGATCTGCGAGGTCGACCGTGGCCGGCTGTACCCGTACGAGGGCAACTACTCCACGTACCTGGAGAAGAAGCAGGAGCGCCTGCAGGTCCAGGGCAAGAAGGACGCCAAGCTCGCCAAGCGCCTGAAGGACGAGCTCGAGTGGGTGCGGTCCAACGCGAAGGGCCGGCAGACCAAGTCGAAGTCGCGTCTGGCGCGCTACGAGGAGATGGCTGCCGAGGCCGACCGCACGCGCAAGCTCGACTTCGAGGAGATCCAGATCCCGCCGGGCCCGCGCCTGGGGTCGGTCGTCCTGGAGGCCACGAACCTGCAGAAGGGCTTCGACGGTCGCCAGCTCATCGACGGGCTGAGCTTCACGCTGCCGCGCAACGGCATCGTCGGTGTCATCGGCCCCAACGGCGTCGGCAAGACGACGCTCTTCAAGACGATCGTCGGCCTGGAGCCCCTCGACGGGGGCGACCTCAAGGTCGGCGAGACGGTCTCCATCTCGTACGTCGACCAGTCGCGTGGTGGCATCGACCCCAAGAAGACCCTGTGGGAGGTCGTGTCCGACGGGCTCGACTACCTCAAGGTCGGCAACGTCGAGATGCCGTCGCGTGCGTACGTCGCCGCGTTCGGCTTCAAGGGCCCGGACCAGCAGAAGCCCGCGGGCGTGCTGTCCGGTGGTGAGCGCAACCGCCTCAACCTGGCACTCACGCTCAAGCAGGGCGGCAACCTGCTGCTGCTCGACGAGCCGACCAACGACCTCGACGTCGAGACGCTCGGCTCGCTCGAGAACGCCCTGCTCGAGTTCCCCGGCTGCGCCGTCGTGGTGTCCCACGACCGGTGGTTCCTCGACCGTGTCGCCACGCACATCCTCGCGTACGAGGGCACCGAGGAGAACCCGGCGAGCTGGTACTGGTTCGAGGGGAACTTCGCCTCGTACGAGGAGAACAAGGTGCAGCGGCTCGGCGCCGACGCGGCCCGCCCGCACCGGGTGACGTACCGCAAGCTGCGCCGCGACTGA
- a CDS encoding GTPase domain-containing protein, with amino-acid sequence MPAQPSTSAPGRSDVPADAPMLARPLAQTSLLDAVRDLRRDVEATSFPLEIPGVGAARASRARLVDQLDEHLVPRLTELSAPAVVVVAGSTGAGKSTLVNSLVGREVTAAGVLRPTTREPVLVHHPLDTDLLSHHPVLDEVRAVAADTVPRGIAILDAPDLDSVLDSNRDTAHRLLEAADLWLFVTTAARYGDALPWRVLEAAVERSTSVAMVLNRVPPASLPTIRGDLLDRLRTHGLAGSPLFVIPDVGPHSGPLSGAVVAPVLRWLTMLAGPDRARTVVARTLRGALGALRPWVDELAEAVQEQADAAQHVAQVLDAATAAPRDAAVETIRAGAVADGAVRARWAELAAQRAPFARLVGRSGRVRGTARTGRGRGTAVAPLLTDLTTSTTAVLTAVGQRGDEALRAALTGPGAPAGASSVLERWPDGDASRVSAAERAARAWVGEGSRAARATLAGGGADARRRAQVAKAVGEDALAALALAAASGVDEAAEAARTLLGGAGDDLVATLRDDLERRARAQVDLERTIAGRALDDPDLAADASSRLRLRLAVLKGLT; translated from the coding sequence GTGCCTGCGCAGCCGTCCACGTCTGCGCCGGGTCGCTCCGACGTGCCCGCGGACGCGCCGATGCTGGCCCGCCCGCTGGCCCAGACGTCCCTGCTGGACGCCGTGCGCGACCTGCGCCGCGACGTCGAGGCGACCTCCTTCCCGCTGGAGATCCCCGGTGTCGGTGCCGCACGGGCGTCGCGGGCGCGGCTGGTGGACCAGCTCGACGAGCACCTGGTGCCGCGCCTGACCGAGCTGTCGGCGCCGGCCGTCGTGGTCGTCGCCGGCTCGACGGGCGCGGGGAAGTCCACGCTCGTGAACTCGCTGGTGGGGCGGGAGGTCACCGCCGCCGGTGTGCTGCGCCCGACCACGCGCGAGCCCGTGCTGGTGCACCACCCGCTCGACACCGACCTGCTGTCCCACCACCCGGTGCTCGACGAGGTGCGGGCCGTCGCGGCGGACACGGTGCCCCGCGGCATCGCGATCCTCGACGCCCCCGACCTCGACTCGGTCCTCGACTCCAACCGTGACACCGCGCACCGGCTCCTCGAGGCCGCGGACCTGTGGCTCTTCGTCACCACGGCCGCCCGGTACGGCGACGCGCTGCCGTGGCGCGTGCTGGAGGCCGCCGTGGAGCGCAGCACGTCCGTGGCGATGGTCCTCAACCGGGTGCCGCCGGCGTCGCTCCCGACGATCCGCGGCGACCTGCTCGACCGGCTGCGCACCCACGGGCTGGCGGGCTCCCCGCTGTTCGTGATCCCCGACGTCGGGCCGCACTCCGGTCCGCTGTCGGGTGCGGTGGTCGCACCCGTCCTGCGGTGGCTGACGATGCTCGCCGGCCCCGACCGGGCGCGCACCGTCGTCGCGCGGACGCTGCGGGGTGCGCTCGGCGCCCTGCGGCCCTGGGTCGACGAGCTGGCCGAGGCCGTGCAGGAGCAGGCCGACGCCGCGCAGCACGTGGCGCAGGTGCTCGACGCGGCCACCGCGGCGCCCCGTGACGCGGCGGTGGAGACGATCCGCGCCGGGGCCGTCGCGGACGGCGCGGTGCGGGCCCGCTGGGCCGAGCTCGCCGCGCAGCGTGCGCCCTTCGCCCGGCTCGTCGGCCGATCCGGCCGCGTGCGCGGCACCGCCCGCACCGGCCGTGGCCGCGGGACGGCCGTCGCCCCGCTGCTCACCGACCTCACGACGTCCACGACGGCGGTGCTCACGGCCGTCGGGCAGCGTGGCGACGAGGCCCTGCGGGCCGCGCTGACCGGTCCGGGCGCACCCGCCGGTGCGTCGTCGGTCCTCGAGCGCTGGCCGGACGGCGACGCCTCGCGCGTGTCCGCGGCCGAGCGGGCCGCGCGTGCCTGGGTCGGTGAGGGTTCCCGCGCCGCACGCGCGACCCTGGCGGGCGGCGGCGCGGACGCCCGTCGTCGCGCGCAGGTCGCCAAGGCCGTCGGTGAGGACGCGCTGGCAGCCCTCGCGCTGGCCGCCGCGAGCGGTGTCGACGAGGCTGCCGAGGCTGCCCGCACACTGCTCGGTGGCGCGGGGGACGACCTCGTCGCGACGCTGCGCGACGACCTCGAGCGGCGCGCCCGTGCCCAGGTCGACCTCGAGCGCACCATCGCCGGCCGGGCGCTCGACGACCCCGACCTCGCGGCCGACGCGTCGTCGCGGCTGCGGCTGCGCCTCGCCGTCCTGAAGGGCCTGACGTGA
- a CDS encoding GTPase, whose translation MSDDPTSTPAAPPVPDGDEPPPVVPAAPDGAVRGATTAALEGRVDALDGALAVGGARFDPAVVAEVGATIDRVRERLALGVDHTVVALAGGTGSGKSSLFNAVSGLQFADVGVRRPTTSRVTACVWGGDGDALLDWIGVEPEHRIERESLLDGDREASLRGLVLLDLPDHDSIAPEHRDVVDRVLPQVDLLVWVVDPQKYADDALHSGYLQRMTGRDSSMLVVLNQVDTVPAEVRADLAADVRRLLVEDGLPDVAVHPVSAVTGDGVRELRDVLAQAVARRSVAAAHADAELADAARAVLTQVAPREPAPNALALGVVVDRLAAAAGLTAVGAAVAAAVRGGSGRAPRLGDVHADGVGLARASWLSGATQGLPQRWAADLRDRVATTVELRLAVTDALAHVPVAARRSRAAVVLLVLAALAGVAGLVGAGLLVADAQGASLPWVPPGAVVAGVLALALVLLVASLLVRGRAARTRGERVVTDGRAAIEAAARGRLLTPTQDVLAEHRHARELAARALAAD comes from the coding sequence GTGAGCGACGACCCGACCAGCACGCCGGCGGCACCGCCCGTCCCGGACGGTGACGAGCCCCCGCCGGTGGTGCCGGCCGCACCGGACGGCGCCGTCCGCGGCGCGACGACCGCCGCGCTCGAGGGGCGCGTCGACGCGCTCGACGGTGCGCTGGCGGTCGGCGGTGCACGCTTCGACCCCGCGGTCGTGGCGGAGGTCGGCGCCACCATCGACCGGGTGCGCGAGCGGTTGGCCCTCGGGGTCGACCACACCGTCGTCGCCCTGGCGGGGGGCACCGGCTCCGGCAAGTCCAGCCTGTTCAACGCCGTCAGCGGGTTGCAGTTCGCCGACGTCGGAGTGCGGCGGCCCACGACCTCGCGCGTCACGGCGTGCGTCTGGGGTGGGGACGGCGACGCGCTGCTCGACTGGATCGGCGTGGAGCCGGAGCACCGCATCGAGCGCGAGAGCCTGCTGGACGGGGACCGGGAGGCGTCGCTGCGCGGGCTGGTCCTGCTCGACCTGCCCGACCACGACTCCATCGCGCCGGAGCACCGCGACGTCGTCGACCGCGTGCTGCCCCAGGTCGACCTGCTCGTGTGGGTCGTCGACCCCCAGAAGTACGCCGACGACGCGCTGCACTCCGGCTACCTGCAGCGCATGACGGGGCGCGACTCCTCGATGCTCGTGGTGCTGAACCAGGTGGACACGGTGCCCGCCGAGGTGCGTGCCGACCTCGCGGCGGACGTGCGGCGGCTGCTCGTCGAGGACGGGCTGCCCGACGTCGCCGTGCACCCCGTGTCGGCCGTCACCGGTGACGGGGTCCGCGAGCTGCGCGACGTGCTCGCCCAGGCCGTGGCGCGCCGGTCCGTGGCGGCCGCGCACGCCGACGCCGAGCTCGCCGACGCCGCCCGTGCGGTGCTCACGCAGGTCGCACCGCGTGAGCCCGCGCCGAACGCGCTGGCGCTCGGGGTCGTCGTCGACCGGCTGGCCGCGGCGGCCGGGCTGACGGCCGTCGGGGCGGCCGTCGCGGCGGCCGTGCGCGGCGGGTCCGGCCGGGCGCCCCGGCTGGGCGACGTGCACGCCGACGGCGTGGGGCTGGCCCGCGCGTCCTGGCTCTCCGGGGCGACGCAGGGGCTGCCGCAGCGGTGGGCGGCCGACCTGCGCGACCGTGTCGCGACCACCGTCGAGCTGCGGCTGGCGGTGACGGACGCGCTCGCGCACGTGCCGGTGGCAGCCCGCCGGTCCCGGGCTGCGGTGGTGCTGCTGGTGCTCGCCGCGCTGGCGGGGGTGGCCGGCCTCGTCGGCGCCGGGCTGCTCGTCGCCGACGCGCAGGGCGCGTCGTTGCCCTGGGTGCCGCCGGGCGCGGTGGTGGCCGGCGTGCTCGCGCTGGCGCTCGTGCTCCTGGTGGCGTCGCTGCTGGTGCGGGGGCGGGCCGCCCGGACGCGGGGGGAACGTGTCGTGACGGACGGCCGTGCCGCGATCGAGGCTGCTGCCCGAGGGCGGCTGCTGACCCCCACGCAGGACGTGCTCGCGGAGCACCGGCACGCGCGGGAGCTGGCGGCGCGGGCCCTCGCAGCGGACTGA
- the orn gene encoding oligoribonuclease produces the protein MTSTADDAPTTTTAPTTGAHTSTDRIVWVDCEMTGLDLAHDALVEIAAVVTDSELNVLGEGVDVVVAPPPDALAQMGDFVRTMHTTSGLLPELEHGTTLADAQAQVLEYVRTWVPEPGKAPLAGNSVGTDKAFLDRDMPELVAHLHYRIVDVSSIKELARRWYPRVYFAAPEKKGGHRALADILESIDELRYYRAALLPAAPGPDSAQARRIAAEVVATSVKRGVLPDA, from the coding sequence GTGACCAGCACCGCCGACGACGCACCGACCACGACCACCGCCCCCACGACGGGCGCCCACACCAGTACCGACCGCATCGTGTGGGTGGACTGCGAGATGACCGGGCTCGACCTGGCCCACGACGCCCTCGTCGAGATCGCCGCCGTGGTCACGGACTCCGAGCTCAACGTCCTCGGGGAGGGCGTCGACGTCGTCGTCGCGCCGCCGCCGGACGCCCTGGCCCAGATGGGTGACTTCGTCCGGACGATGCACACCACGTCCGGGCTGCTCCCCGAGCTCGAGCACGGCACGACCCTGGCGGACGCCCAGGCGCAGGTGCTCGAGTACGTGCGCACGTGGGTGCCGGAGCCGGGCAAGGCGCCGCTCGCCGGCAACTCGGTGGGCACGGACAAGGCGTTCCTCGACCGCGACATGCCGGAGCTCGTCGCGCACCTGCACTACCGGATCGTCGACGTGTCCTCGATCAAGGAGCTCGCGCGCCGCTGGTACCCCCGCGTCTACTTCGCCGCACCGGAGAAGAAGGGCGGGCACCGGGCGCTGGCCGACATCCTCGAGAGCATCGACGAGCTGCGCTACTACCGGGCGGCGCTGCTGCCCGCCGCGCCCGGCCCGGACTCGGCGCAGGCCCGCCGCATCGCCGCGGAGGTCGTCGCCACGAGCGTCAAGCGCGGGGTGCTGCCCGACGCCTGA
- a CDS encoding single-stranded DNA-binding protein, with the protein MGTHTQDVTVVGWVGSDVRSYHLDGVGGVPYAQFRLASTRRVLDRQTGAFRDGPTLWFTVKAWRTVAVNLAASLRKSDPVVVVGRLGQSEWVAQDGTARTELVLEALAVGHDLAYGTAQFRRTMAGARRRDDLPGDGSESDLTVLPEVTGPDGGVFPDDPWASAADEAPPADEPEGLALAARG; encoded by the coding sequence ATGGGAACGCACACGCAGGACGTGACGGTCGTCGGGTGGGTCGGATCCGACGTGCGCAGCTACCACCTCGACGGGGTCGGCGGCGTGCCGTACGCGCAGTTCCGGCTGGCCTCCACCCGGCGCGTGCTCGACCGGCAGACCGGCGCCTTCCGCGACGGCCCGACGCTGTGGTTCACGGTGAAGGCCTGGCGCACGGTCGCGGTCAACCTCGCGGCGTCGCTGCGCAAGAGCGACCCGGTCGTGGTGGTGGGGCGGCTCGGGCAGTCGGAGTGGGTCGCGCAGGACGGTACGGCGCGCACCGAGCTGGTGCTGGAGGCGCTGGCGGTCGGCCACGACCTGGCGTATGGCACGGCGCAGTTCCGCCGCACCATGGCGGGCGCGCGCCGCCGGGACGACCTGCCGGGCGACGGCTCCGAGTCGGACCTGACCGTCCTGCCCGAGGTCACGGGGCCGGACGGCGGCGTGTTCCCGGACGACCCGTGGGCGTCCGCCGCCGACGAGGCGCCGCCGGCGGACGAGCCGGAGGGTCTGGCGCTCGCCGCACGCGGGTGA
- a CDS encoding DUF2079 domain-containing protein, translated as MTGRAVGPKTGPDDHAPGDGQRRAPAPVLAADAPAADAPAADVPAAGDAATDVPAADDPATRAPASDVPAADPARAGASSTARGWLLPAGVGLAVALAFTAYSVAQWQTFVVRSWDLGIFTQLAARYAALESPVVHIKGPEYNLLGDHFHPLLVLLGPVYAAFPHAFTLLVVQNVLFGVAAAVVTWAAVPVLGRVTGGLVGVAAGLSWGLQSAVEAQFHEIAFAVPLLAVSLAAAMRERWRTAAVAGALLVLVKEDLGLTTAVLGVVLAWRARRPALLLLTAWGVGGFLLATRVVLPLLNPDGEWAYGSRLDLAAALADPLALYDPAKGHTLWLLVVVTGGIALRSPFVLVAGPTLAWRFLSPEPGYWGPTWHYSAVLMPIAFMAMLDGVDRARRGRVRWLRHYSRYAPVVGLTACLMLLPQLPLWQLTNPGLHFGAPRAQAARDTLATIPDGAVVETDVGLMSYLVDRTDVYYLGNRNPVPDYLLVDRQSGGVPQEWGDVLQVAEILHPGVPFEVVHVQDGYEVARPVAD; from the coding sequence GTGACCGGCCGTGCCGTCGGGCCGAAGACCGGTCCGGACGACCACGCGCCCGGGGACGGGCAGCGACGCGCCCCGGCGCCCGTCCTGGCCGCCGACGCCCCGGCAGCCGACGCCCCGGCAGCCGACGTCCCGGCCGCAGGCGACGCGGCCACCGACGTCCCGGCCGCAGACGACCCGGCCACCCGCGCCCCGGCCTCCGACGTCCCGGCCGCCGACCCCGCCCGCGCGGGAGCCTCATCGACCGCCCGCGGCTGGCTGCTGCCCGCCGGCGTGGGGCTCGCCGTCGCGCTGGCGTTCACGGCGTACTCCGTCGCGCAGTGGCAGACGTTCGTCGTGCGCTCGTGGGACCTGGGGATCTTCACGCAGCTGGCGGCGCGGTACGCGGCGCTCGAGTCGCCGGTCGTCCACATCAAGGGCCCGGAGTACAACCTGCTGGGCGACCACTTCCACCCGCTGCTGGTGCTGCTGGGTCCGGTGTACGCCGCGTTCCCGCACGCGTTCACCCTGCTCGTCGTGCAGAACGTGCTCTTCGGCGTGGCCGCGGCCGTGGTCACGTGGGCGGCCGTGCCGGTCCTGGGCCGCGTCACCGGTGGCCTCGTCGGTGTGGCCGCGGGCCTGAGCTGGGGCCTGCAGAGCGCGGTGGAGGCGCAGTTCCACGAGATCGCGTTCGCCGTCCCGCTGCTCGCGGTCTCGCTGGCAGCGGCGATGCGCGAGCGGTGGCGCACGGCGGCCGTGGCCGGGGCCCTGCTCGTGCTGGTCAAGGAGGACCTGGGCCTGACGACCGCCGTCCTGGGGGTCGTGCTGGCGTGGCGGGCGCGGCGTCCCGCGCTGCTGCTGCTCACCGCGTGGGGCGTCGGCGGCTTCCTGCTGGCCACGCGCGTGGTGCTGCCCCTGCTCAACCCCGACGGGGAGTGGGCCTACGGGTCGCGCCTCGACCTGGCCGCCGCGCTCGCGGACCCCCTCGCGCTCTACGACCCCGCCAAGGGGCACACCCTGTGGCTGCTGGTGGTCGTCACGGGCGGCATCGCGCTGCGCTCGCCGTTCGTGCTCGTCGCCGGTCCCACGCTGGCGTGGCGGTTCCTGTCGCCGGAGCCGGGGTACTGGGGACCGACGTGGCACTACAGCGCCGTGCTCATGCCGATCGCGTTCATGGCCATGCTCGACGGCGTCGACCGCGCCCGGCGTGGCCGCGTCCGGTGGCTGCGGCACTACAGCCGGTACGCGCCGGTGGTGGGCCTGACGGCGTGCCTCATGCTGCTGCCCCAGCTGCCGCTGTGGCAGCTGACGAACCCCGGCCTGCACTTCGGTGCGCCGCGCGCCCAGGCCGCGCGGGACACGCTGGCCACGATCCCGGACGGCGCGGTCGTCGAGACGGACGTCGGCCTGATGTCGTACCTCGTCGACCGCACCGACGTGTACTACCTCGGCAACCGCAACCCCGTGCCGGACTACCTGCTGGTCGACCGGCAGTCGGGCGGCGTCCCCCAGGAGTGGGGGGACGTCCTGCAGGTGGCCGAGATCCTGCACCCGGGCGTCCCGTTCGAGGTCGTCCACGTGCAGGACGGGTACGAGGTGGCGCGCCCCGTGGCGGACTGA
- a CDS encoding ABC transporter ATP-binding protein → MTTSARTGPTRGSAVPASPGAAIRFDAVRKEYAGSVAVDDLTLEVREGELLVLVGPSGCGKSTTLRMANRLVEPTSGRIVLGGEDVTDVDPVALRRRIGYVIQNVGLFPHRTVAQNVATVPRLLGWDRRRARERVDELLTLVGLDPQRYARRWPHELSGGERQRVGVARALATDPPVLLMDEPFGAVDPVGRARLQQEFARLQRELGTTVMMVTHDIDEAVRMADRVVVLSRGARVEQLAAPLDVVARPASPAVADLVGRGRTARLLALGRLETADLDPGTPQGTGVGTDTEQSAAGPSVRPTVRLGAELGDVVAALTEVADALDGGRLDVLDADGRAVGTASPGSVVRALHRLTASEDAEA, encoded by the coding sequence GTGACCACGTCCGCGCGCACCGGGCCGACCCGCGGGTCGGCCGTGCCCGCGTCGCCGGGTGCCGCCATCCGGTTCGACGCGGTCCGCAAGGAGTACGCGGGCTCGGTCGCGGTCGACGACCTGACCCTCGAGGTGCGCGAGGGGGAGCTGCTGGTGCTCGTCGGGCCGTCGGGCTGCGGCAAGTCCACGACGCTGCGGATGGCGAACCGCCTGGTGGAGCCCACGTCCGGGCGCATCGTGCTGGGCGGGGAGGACGTCACGGACGTCGACCCCGTGGCGCTGCGCCGCCGCATCGGGTACGTCATCCAGAACGTCGGGCTCTTCCCCCACCGCACGGTGGCCCAGAACGTCGCGACCGTGCCCCGGCTCCTCGGGTGGGACCGGCGGCGCGCGCGCGAGCGTGTCGACGAGCTGCTGACCCTCGTGGGGCTCGACCCGCAGCGGTACGCGCGGCGCTGGCCGCACGAGCTGTCCGGCGGCGAGCGCCAGCGCGTCGGCGTCGCCCGCGCCCTGGCCACCGACCCGCCCGTGCTGCTGATGGACGAGCCGTTCGGTGCGGTCGACCCCGTGGGCCGGGCGCGGCTGCAGCAGGAGTTCGCCCGGCTCCAGCGGGAGCTGGGCACCACCGTGATGATGGTCACGCACGACATCGACGAGGCGGTGCGCATGGCGGACCGCGTGGTCGTCCTCAGCCGCGGTGCGCGGGTCGAGCAGCTGGCGGCCCCGCTCGACGTCGTCGCCCGGCCGGCGTCGCCGGCCGTCGCGGACCTGGTGGGTCGCGGTCGGACCGCGCGCCTGCTGGCGCTCGGCCGTCTCGAGACCGCCGACCTGGACCCCGGCACGCCGCAGGGCACGGGGGTGGGCACGGACACGGAGCAGTCCGCCGCGGGCCCGTCGGTGCGGCCCACGGTGCGCCTCGGCGCCGAGCTCGGGGACGTCGTCGCCGCCCTGACCGAGGTCGCCGACGCCCTGGACGGCGGCCGGCTGGACGTGCTCGACGCCGACGGCCGTGCGGTGGGCACGGCCTCGCCGGGCAGCGTCGTGCGCGCGCTGCACCGACTGACCGCGTCGGAGGACGCCGAGGCCTGA
- a CDS encoding ATP-grasp domain-containing protein encodes MSESTARLALATCAQLPDLDPDDLPLRDALAARGVPTDVVVWDDPTVDWAAYPHVLIRSTWDYTDRPAQFADWTRRVERTSTLFNPADVVAWNIDKAYLRDLEQRGVPIVPTIWLDPERNLNARAIHTRFPAFGDFVIKPTVSAGSRDTGRYDAGVTPSRSLAITHAKNLLAVGRRVMLQRYLTQVDTQGESALVYVDGEFSHCVRKEPLLEGPYRAGEKEGVLFRERVLAARDATEQERAVADMVVSELGKIFPDRAPLLYTRVDLIPDDENQPVVLEVELAEPSLFFEHAPGAVERFADAVRARL; translated from the coding sequence GTGAGCGAATCCACCGCGCGCCTCGCCCTCGCGACCTGCGCCCAGCTGCCGGACCTCGACCCCGACGACCTGCCGCTGCGCGACGCGCTGGCCGCGCGGGGCGTCCCCACGGACGTCGTGGTGTGGGACGACCCGACGGTCGACTGGGCCGCCTACCCGCACGTCCTCATCCGCTCGACGTGGGACTACACGGACCGTCCCGCCCAGTTCGCCGACTGGACGCGGCGCGTGGAGCGCACCTCCACGCTGTTCAACCCGGCGGACGTCGTGGCCTGGAACATCGACAAGGCGTACCTGCGGGACCTCGAGCAGCGTGGCGTCCCGATCGTCCCGACCATCTGGCTCGACCCGGAGCGCAACCTCAACGCGCGCGCCATCCACACCCGGTTCCCGGCGTTCGGTGACTTCGTCATCAAGCCGACCGTCAGCGCGGGCTCGCGTGACACGGGCCGGTACGACGCGGGGGTGACCCCGTCGCGGTCCCTGGCCATCACGCACGCCAAGAACCTGCTCGCCGTGGGTCGGCGCGTGATGCTGCAGCGCTACCTCACGCAGGTCGACACCCAGGGCGAGAGCGCGCTGGTCTACGTCGACGGCGAGTTCAGCCACTGCGTGCGCAAGGAGCCGCTGCTCGAGGGGCCGTACCGGGCGGGGGAGAAGGAGGGCGTCCTGTTCCGCGAGCGGGTCCTGGCCGCCCGTGACGCCACCGAGCAGGAGCGCGCCGTGGCCGACATGGTCGTCTCGGAGCTGGGCAAGATCTTCCCCGACCGTGCACCGCTGCTCTACACCCGCGTCGACCTCATCCCCGACGACGAGAACCAGCCGGTCGTCCTCGAGGTCGAGCTGGCCGAGCCGTCCCTGTTCTTCGAGCACGCCCCCGGGGCCGTGGAGCGGTTCGCGGACGCGGTGCGCGCCCGACTGTGA
- a CDS encoding ABC transporter permease, which produces MPTAQVLATATNPWFSWEYLERNGSDVLRYTQQHASLTAEAVLIALVVALPLAALAHLRPRLAGPVLAATGVLYTIPSLALFALLAPATGIGRTTVLIGLVVYALLVLVRNVLVGLQGVDPAVRDAARGMGYGRLRLLLTVELPQAVPAVVTGLRLATVSTVALATVGVVVGYGGLGQLMFRGFRSGYHAEIMTATVLCLVLALVADLALALLGRVLTPWRRGSRTRPAARDAVGSQEAAWTS; this is translated from the coding sequence ATGCCGACCGCGCAGGTGCTGGCGACCGCCACGAACCCGTGGTTCTCGTGGGAGTACCTCGAGCGCAACGGGAGCGACGTGCTGCGCTACACCCAGCAGCACGCGTCGCTGACCGCCGAGGCGGTGCTCATCGCCCTGGTCGTGGCGCTGCCGCTCGCGGCGCTCGCCCACCTGCGCCCCCGCCTGGCCGGTCCCGTGCTGGCGGCCACCGGGGTGCTGTACACCATCCCGTCCCTCGCGCTGTTCGCGCTGCTCGCGCCGGCCACGGGCATCGGGCGGACCACGGTGCTCATCGGGCTGGTCGTCTACGCGCTGCTCGTGCTCGTCCGCAACGTGCTGGTCGGGCTGCAGGGCGTCGACCCCGCGGTCCGGGACGCCGCGCGCGGCATGGGGTACGGGCGGCTGCGCCTGCTCCTGACGGTCGAGCTGCCGCAGGCCGTGCCCGCCGTCGTGACCGGCCTGCGGCTCGCGACCGTCAGCACCGTCGCGCTGGCCACCGTCGGCGTCGTGGTCGGCTACGGCGGGCTCGGGCAGCTGATGTTCCGCGGCTTCCGCAGCGGCTACCACGCCGAGATCATGACGGCCACGGTGCTCTGCCTGGTGCTGGCCCTCGTCGCGGACCTCGCCCTCGCGCTCCTGGGTCGCGTCCTGACGCCATGGCGACGGGGCTCACGCACCCGGCCCGCCGCGCGCGACGCCGTCGGCTCGCAGGAGGCCGCATGGACGTCCTGA